From the Clupea harengus chromosome 15, Ch_v2.0.2, whole genome shotgun sequence genome, one window contains:
- the snapc1a gene encoding snRNA-activating protein complex subunit 1a, with amino-acid sequence MPEVKSTDHYLPPLREDFEGLLGRFQLTESVRYEHFAPIWREMNLSSIHYGIPQSNEKRLFTKQALSSAYPYLLPPYNFQIRVGGLYLLYGLYSSQLAWPREKIWVALKDWDNIQEFIQNAWEGQHLDVVYVYWRLQSGKAFLYSAMPVPLLFEKRRPVPKPQGQELPTERPERVKTFVSLDTNKEMRHIQERYEKMKVTLSLTSTVSATQRDVVKLMQNCAQEYERQQDSKNASKDCADYAVFSEREESSKRAQLLESIKSKSYGLLTEASKSRRHRQVEGEVTSSVPDPYAEYYASGKKRTISLKARTCRALGEEGKRDPTHHWLLSAAENDKAALKRKTQKGRFKW; translated from the exons ATGCCAGAAG TAAAGAGCACAGATCACTACTTGCCACCGCTGAGAGAGGACTTTGAGGGACTGTTGGGCCGTTTCCAGCTGACCGAAAGTGTGCGATATGAGCATTTCGCTCCGATTTGGAGAGAAATGAACCTCTCATCTATTCACTA TGGCATACCTCAATCCAACGAGAAGAGGCTCTTCACCAAACAGGCTTTGTCTTCAGCCTATCCATATTTACTGCCTCCTTACAACTTCCAGATCAGAGTGGGAGGGCTGTACCTGCTCTATGGCTTGTATAGCTCTCAGCTAGCTTGGCCGCGGGAAAAG ATTTGGGTAGCTCTGAAGGACTGGGATAACATTCAGGAGTTTATCCAGAATGCGTGGGAAGGACAGCACTTGGATGTGGTCTATGTTTACTGGAGGCTTCAGTCCGGGAAGGCCTTCCTGTACAGTGCTATGCCTGTTCCG TTGCTTTTCGAAAAGAGGCGCCCCGTCCCAAAGCCGCAAGGGCAAGAATTGCCTACAGAGCGTCCTGAACGAGTGAAGACCTTTGTCAGCTTAGACACCAATAAG GAGATGAGGCATATCCAGGAGCGCTATGAGAAAATGAAGGTCACCTTGTCCTTGACCTCCACTGTGAGTGCTACACAGCGGGACGTCGTCAAGCTAATGCAGAACTGTGCTCAGGAGTATGAGCGACAGCAGGACTCCAAGAAC GCCAGCAAAGACTGCGCTGACTACGCAGTATTCTCGGAGAGGGAAGAA TCTTCAAAGCGGGCACAGCTGCTTGAATCCATTAAGTCCAAGTCATATGGACTCCTTACAGAG GCATCTAAGTCCCGTCGCCATCGTcaggtggagggtgaggtgacGAGCTCTGTGCCTGATCCGTACGCTGAGTATTATGCCAGTGGCAAAAAACGCACAATCTCATTGAAGGCAAGGACCTGCAGAGCCCTCGGAGAAG agggGAAGCGTGACCCAACGCACCACTGGCTCTTGAGCGCGGCAGAGAATGACAAGGCGGCAC TGAAACGAAAGACACAAAAGGGCAGATTCAAGTGGTGA